ACACGTCAATGCCGAACGCGTTTCCCGCAGCGAAGAGACGGCCCAGACCCTACGGGAAAAAGGCGCGCACCTGAAGCAGCTGGTTAGCCTGTTCCGCCTCTAACCTACCCCGCCCGTGGCGCGCAGCAGCAGGTCGTTTTGCACCTGAGCGCTAAGCAGCGCGCCGCCGCGGGTATCCAGCATGGTTTGGCACCATGCCTGGGCGACAGGCGGTGAGGCGTAGCGCAGCATCTGCGCCCCGGCGGCCAGCAGGTAGAGCTGCTGGGTAATCTCCCGGGCCTGCGCCTCCTGCGGTCGATGCAGCCGCTGCTGCAGCCGTCGCCAGGCGCGATCGAAGTGGCGATCCTGACCTTTCACCTCGCCAAAAGCGCCGCTCAGCAGATCCATCACGCCGGGCTGCCTGCCGAGCACCCGCATCACGTCCAGACACATGATATTGCCCGACCCCTCCCAGATGCTGTTAACCGGCATCTCCCGGTAGAGGCGCGGCAGCTCGTTATCCTCACAGTAGCCCGTGCCGCCGAGCACCTCCATCGCCTCGGCAACAAAGGGGATCCCCGCCTTGCACACCGCGTACTTCGCCACCGGAGTAAACAGGCGTGCCCACAGCGTCTCCTGCACGCTCTCCCGGCTCTCCCACGCCCGCGTCAGACGGAAAAGAAACGCCGTCTGCCCCTCCAGCTGCAGCGCCATGCGGGAGAGCACGTCGCGCATCAGGGGCTGATCGACCAGGTGCTTACCAAACGCCTGCCGCTGATGGGCATGGTAGAGCGCAACGGAGAAGGCCCGGCGCATTAGCCCGTGGCTGCCCAGGGCGCAGTCGAGGCGTGTCAGGCCCCCCATCCTGAGGATCTGCCTGACGCCATCTCCCTCCTCTCCCAGCAGCCAGCCGGTGGCGTCTAAAAACTCCGCCTCGCTGCTGGCGTTGGAGCGGTTGCCGAGCTTATCTTTCAGGCGCTCCAGACGCAGGGCGTTGCGCGTGCCGTCGGGCAGAAAGCGCGGCACAAAGAAGCAGGAGAGTCCGCCCTTCGC
Above is a genomic segment from Enterobacter sp. C2 containing:
- a CDS encoding isovaleryl-CoA dehydrogenase translates to MRWQTHTVFNQPIPLNNSNLFLSDVALRDAVAREGAGWDAELLASIGQQLGTAESLELGRLANANPPELLRYDPTGERLDDVRFYPAWHLLMQGLCANRVHNLAWEEEARAGAFVARAARFVLHAQVEAGTLCPVTMTFAATPLLQQALPATFQEWCKPLLSDRYDAHLAPGGQKRGVLIGMGMTEKQGGSDVLSNTTRAEPLEHKGSGEAYRLVGHKWFFSVPQSDAHLVLAQAKGGLSCFFVPRFLPDGTRNALRLERLKDKLGNRSNASSEAEFLDATGWLLGEEGDGVRQILRMGGLTRLDCALGSHGLMRRAFSVALYHAHQRQAFGKHLVDQPLMRDVLSRMALQLEGQTAFLFRLTRAWESRESVQETLWARLFTPVAKYAVCKAGIPFVAEAMEVLGGTGYCEDNELPRLYREMPVNSIWEGSGNIMCLDVMRVLGRQPGVMDLLSGAFGEVKGQDRHFDRAWRRLQQRLHRPQEAQAREITQQLYLLAAGAQMLRYASPPVAQAWCQTMLDTRGGALLSAQVQNDLLLRATGGVG